The DNA window atccgcagtaAAATTCGTAGGAAACCCCcagattttgactttagggactaaaccgcaagcaaaaagtaagatatatgaactcagacaaaaaaaaacttacagaaaCGAAGATAAAAAATTGATTAACTTACAGGGACAAAAAGTGCATTTAAACATAAAAAGAATTAACAAATCAAGTTCAACTATCCTTGATGTGAACGAAATAGTTTTGTTTATTGGCTAGCTAATTATAACTTTACTTTAAACAACAATAAAATTTTCATTCTTTCAATTATCCGGATGAATGAGCGGGAGATTATTTTAGTTGATGGTAATACTGAAGtcttatttcttaaattttttagagtctaatattaacttttttttacttCTTTGGGCCATTAGGCCctgttttgtcaaaaaaaaaaactataaaaacaaTCTCACTTGTTTCATATAAAAACGACAAAGGAGGACTTGACAACAATTTGAACATTCAATGGTAATGAGGGGGCCAAAAAAGAAGGCCCCTTCTCCAACCAGCTTCAGCTTATTATTCATAGCCCCACGTACCTTAAGAACATGGACTAAATTATTGCACTCTTCCCTACTTAAATCTTTGTATAATTGCACTCTTTCTCTCTCATTTCAAACACCATAAAACCTCTTGTTGAACAAAGACACTTACTTGTGCTTGAAGCAACAACATAATCAATCCTAATTTAGAATATTCAGCAACTTCCCAAATATAAATTAAACCCTTCTTTGTCACCACTCATCATTGTCTTCGAATCCAACCAAAAGAACTAACACGTGGGTTGCAATATTCTGTCCCTCTTCTCCATCATACAAATATTCTCATCCTTATAATAACTACCAACATAGATAATAAGATAAAAGCGGTTTCACATGGATATCGAGATAGAGTCAGCAAAGTGTGAGTGTTGTGGCTTGAAAGAGGATTGCACTCAAGACTACATCAGTGAGGTGAAGTCGAAATTTGGTGGAAAATGGTTATGTGGGTTGTGTTCAGAAGCTGTTAGAGATGAAGCTATTAGAGGGAAAAGGACATTTGCAATGGAAGAAGCAATGAAATCTCACATGTTGTTCTGTCGTCGGATTAAATCGAATCCTGCCGTTTGTGTTGCTGATGGTATGAGACAGATGCTTAGGAGAAGGTCAACTGAGTTGTCTTCATCAAACAAACGCAGTGCGAAGTCAACCACGACTTCTTAAATTGATGAAAGAAAAACATGAGAGATTGGAAAGGTTGAAGCAGGACACACCATCACTCTGTTTTTTTGGTATGGTTGGAATATATGTTTAGTTGCCTTTTTGTGGCTATGTTTTTCATTTTGTCTGCTTGTATAGTGACTGTTACTTCACATCAACTGTTATTTTGCTTTCCTTTGTGTTTCTTTTCAGTTGGTAACAGAggtaattttcaaaataaaacaaaaaaggtGAATCTCAATTTTATTCTGTCTGAAACATAGCAATAGTCAATCTCTGCTAAAACTTCTGTCATTCAACACCAAATGCTTCTCATGAGTTAGTGTCTATTGCCTA is part of the Vicia villosa cultivar HV-30 ecotype Madison, WI linkage group LG2, Vvil1.0, whole genome shotgun sequence genome and encodes:
- the LOC131652599 gene encoding uncharacterized protein LOC131652599, coding for MDIEIESAKCECCGLKEDCTQDYISEVKSKFGGKWLCGLCSEAVRDEAIRGKRTFAMEEAMKSHMLFCRRIKSNPAVCVADGMRQMLRRRSTELSSSNKRSAKSTTTS